The Chrysoperla carnea chromosome X, inChrCarn1.1, whole genome shotgun sequence genome includes a region encoding these proteins:
- the LOC123302818 gene encoding uncharacterized protein LOC123302818, whose amino-acid sequence MTITQRYEVLRKKLLCFSCFGPHARSTCSSKFSCTHCGSKAHHTMLHNDSKANIPPISSASESTVALSGNIMPLPSVHQHKQILLGTAIVSIPDVFGHHHDVRVLIDPGSMINIISQSLKERLTLPMTASNIRISGIGSGKPQPAKGTVVCTVNSKHSPFSITVEAAVLPTIATKIPAVPVVQNIVNKLSQLQLVDPQFYSPASVEMLIGAQHYANLLTSEPVVPGHPSLVPSMFGTLVMGECPSMSSNEYQSYWILHSNTDLSYQLQKFWEVEELPVKTPLNPEDVKCEEQFVKTHRRDSDGAYIVRLPFRNGEAPELGDNRVSALNRLSKLEKRLEKQPTFKDLYHVNLQDYLSSGHMVLAEKNSSYVLTYHGVTKDSSTTKVRVVFNPAEKTNATFPSLNESLLAGPKLQKSTNNIVLNFRLHRVAITGDVKQMYRPIKLDARDSKFQHILWRFGPSQPVQQYEITRVCFGITSSPYHALRVMKQLIQDEGFKFPTAAKVLETDMYIDDVCTGASSIAEARQLRSDLSVLLSTAGFELRKWASSHAAVLSDLPHEYKEKPHKFGDIETIQVLGIQWISEDDVFCYRIETIPNCTTKRQVLSQIARTYDLPGFLGPVVIWMKILMQKIWLQGIDWDDPLPSRMIDQWTQFAKEMPCLQTIKIPRDNLDTYIHPPELVGFSDASSSAMTAAVYLRVVCSDQRVLISLIRAKTKVAAVKPVTIPRLELNASCMLAKIIESLLPLRARLHLEKLYLFTDLMVVLSWLRTPAHLLKVFVANRVVNILDRTLPTQWFHVPTADNPADIASRGCKPSQLVNHKL is encoded by the coding sequence ATGACTATTACGCAACGCTATGAAGTTTTacgtaaaaaacttttatgcttTTCCTGTTTTGGACCACACGCTCGATCGACATGTTCTTCTAAATTTTCATGCACACATTGTGGTTCCAAAGCCCATCATACCATGCTTCATAATGATAGTAAAGCCAATATTCCTCCTATATCATCTGCCAGTGAATCTACCGTTGCACTGTCAGGTAATATTATGCCTTTGCCGTCTGTACATCAGCATAAGCAAATCCTATTGGGAACTGCTATAGTTAGTATTCCTGATGTATTTGGTCATCATCATGATGTCCGAGTTTTAATCGATCCAGGAAGTATGATCAATATTATTTCCCAATCACTAAAAGAACGCCTTACTTTACCAATGACAGCGTCTAACATTCGCATCTCGGGTATAGGATCCGGGAAACCCCAACCAGCCAAAGGTACTGTTGTTTGTACTGTCAACTCAAAACATAGTCCGTTCTCTATCACCGTTGAAGCGGCTGTGCTACCAACCATAGCAACTAAAATTCCGGCCGTCCCAGTTGTACAAAATATTGTCAATAAACTTTCTCAGCTACAACTTGTCGATCCTCAGTTCTATAGCCCTGCTTCGGTTGAGATGCTCATCGGAGCACAACATTACGCCAACCTTCTGACTTCGGAACCTGTAGTTCCAGGTCATCCCTCTCTGGTTCCATCCATGTTCGGAACACTTGTTATGGGTGAATGTCCATCGATGTCATCGAATGAGTATCAATCATATTGGATATTGCACTCCAACACAGACCTTTCGTACCAGTTACAGAAGTTTTGGGAAGTTGAAGAATTGCCTGTCAAAACTCCGTTGAACCCAGAAGATGTTAAGTGTGAGGAACAGTTTGTCAAAACTCATCGCCGTGATTCCGATGGAGCTTATATTGTACGATTGCCATTTCGTAATGGTGAAGCTCCGGAGCTAGGTGATAACCGTGTCTCTGCACTAAATCGTCTAAGTAAATTAGAAAAACGTTTAGAAAAACAGCCTACGTTTAAAGATTTGTACCATGTAAATCTTCAAGATTACCTCAGTTCTGGTCACATGGTACTTGCCGAGAAGAACTCGTCTTATGTTTTGACCTATCATGGAGTTACGAAAGATAGCTCCACAACTAAAGTTAGAGTTGTATTTAACCCTGCTGAGAAAACCAATGCCACCTTCCCTTCTTTAAATGAGTCTTTATTAGCCGGTCCTAAGCTTCAAAAGAGTACtaacaatattgttttgaatttccgCTTGCACCGAGTTGCTATCACAGGGGATGTAAAACAAATGTATAGACCCATCAAATTGGATGCAAGAGATAGTAAATTTCAGCATATATTGTGGCGTTTCGGTCCCTCTCAACCTGTACAACAGTATGAAATAACCCGTGTTTGTTTTGGCATTACTAGCTCACCTTACCATGCCCTCCGTGTGatgaaacaattaattcaagACGAAGGATTTAAATTTCCGACTGCTGCGAAAGTTCTAGAAACTGACATGTATATCGATGATGTGTGTACCGGAGCTTCCTCCATTGCTGAAGCCCGTCAGCTACGTTCCGACTTATCTGTTTTGTTATCGACGGCTGGGTTTGAGTTAAGAAAATGGGCAAGCTCTCATGCCGCCGTTCTAAGTGACCTACCTCACGAATATAAGGAAAAGCCTCACAAATTTGGTGACATTGAAACTATTCAAGTTCTTGGAATCCAATGGATATCTGAGGATGATGTATTTTGCTATCGAATTGAAACCATCCCTAATTGCACCACTAAACGCcaagttttatcacaaattgCCCGTACCTATGATTTACCAGGATTTTTGGGACCTGTAGTTATCTGGATGAAGATATTAATGCAAAAAATCTGGCTACAAGGAATCGACTGGGATGATCCTTTACCGTCTCGTATGATTGATCAATGGACTCAGTTTGCCAAAGAAATGCCTTGCCTTCAAACCATCAAAATTCCACGTGATAATCTCGACACTTACATTCATCCACCCGAGCTTGTTGGGTTTTCTGATGCCTCTAGCTCTGCAATGACTGCTGCTGTCTATTTGCGAGTCGTTTGTTCGGATCAACGAGTGTTGATTAGCTTGATCCGTGCTAAAACTAAAGTCGCTGCAGTAAAACCAGTCACTATTCCCCGCCTTGAGTTAAATGCCAGCTGCATGCTTGCTAAGATTATAGAATCTTTATTGCCACTCCGCGCTCGTCTTCATTTAGAAAAGCTTTACCTATTTACAGATTTAATGGTAGTTTTGTCATGGCTACGAACCCCTGCTCATCTACTCAAGGTTTTCGTTGCTAATCGTGTTGTTAACATTTTAGATCGGACTTTACCAACTCAATGGTTCCATGTTCCAACAGCTGATAACCCTGCCGATATTGCCAGTCGTGGCTGTAAGCCAAGTCAGCTTGTAAACCATAAGTTGTGA